From Mycolicibacterium cosmeticum, a single genomic window includes:
- a CDS encoding NAD(P)/FAD-dependent oxidoreductase, which yields MIDLLVAGGGPAGLATAVHAARAGLEVVVVEHRRGPIDKACGEGLMPHSLAHLRRIGVEPQGEPFYGIRYLDGKRTAEARFRHGPGRGVRRTVLHAGLADAAAAAGVRVVHGDVGTVTQDAESVSAAGFRARYLAAADGLHSPIRRAMGLSAGEASRRRWGIRRHVQIAPWSDCVEVYWGRGAEEGNTAQAAEAYVTPVSPDCVGVAILKSTRGGFDEHLRQFPALADRIGGLPHGQDRAAGPLRQRVRHRTAGRVLLVGDAAGYVDALTGEGMGLAFGAAELLVDCLVTGSTADYDRRWRALTRRYRFLTAALLQATAIGPIRTGVTPASAALPAVFSRIVNALAH from the coding sequence GTGATCGATCTGCTCGTTGCGGGCGGCGGGCCGGCCGGGCTGGCCACGGCGGTGCACGCCGCCCGGGCGGGTCTGGAGGTGGTGGTGGTCGAACACCGCCGCGGCCCGATCGACAAGGCGTGCGGGGAAGGCCTGATGCCGCATTCGCTGGCACACCTGCGGCGCATCGGGGTCGAGCCGCAGGGCGAACCGTTCTACGGCATCCGCTATCTGGACGGCAAGCGCACCGCCGAGGCACGGTTCCGGCACGGCCCCGGCCGCGGCGTGCGCCGGACGGTGCTGCATGCCGGATTGGCCGACGCGGCGGCCGCGGCCGGGGTGCGGGTGGTGCACGGTGACGTCGGGACCGTCACCCAGGACGCCGAATCGGTCTCGGCGGCCGGCTTCCGCGCCCGCTACCTGGCCGCCGCCGACGGCCTGCATTCACCGATCCGGCGGGCGATGGGATTGTCGGCGGGCGAGGCATCCAGGCGCAGGTGGGGAATCCGGCGGCACGTGCAGATCGCGCCGTGGTCGGATTGCGTCGAGGTGTACTGGGGACGGGGAGCCGAGGAGGGCAATACAGCACAAGCTGCGGAAGCCTATGTGACCCCGGTGAGCCCGGACTGCGTCGGCGTCGCCATCCTGAAGTCGACCCGTGGCGGATTCGACGAACACCTGCGCCAGTTCCCCGCCCTGGCGGACCGGATCGGCGGACTGCCGCACGGCCAGGACCGGGCGGCCGGACCGCTGCGCCAACGGGTCCGGCACCGCACCGCCGGGCGGGTGCTGCTGGTCGGTGACGCCGCGGGGTACGTCGACGCGCTGACCGGCGAGGGGATGGGGCTGGCGTTCGGCGCGGCCGAACTCCTGGTCGACTGCCTGGTCACCGGCAGCACCGCCGACTACGACCGTCGATGGCGGGCGCTGACCCGGCGCTACCGGTTTCTGACGGCGGCCCTGTTGCAGGCCACCGCCATCGGGCCGATCCGCACCGGCGTCACCCCGGCCTCGGCGGCGCTGCCGGCGGTGTTCTCCCGGATCGTCAATGCACTGGCTCACTAG
- a CDS encoding uracil-xanthine permease family protein: MSTLRWKYVESRNDGQFVVAPDERLSWPRTIGIGAQHVVAMFGATFLVPVLTGFPPATTLLFSGVGTIAFLLITGNRLPSYLGSSFSVIAPVTAAVAAHGTGSALGGLVAVGLLLIVIGVVVHVVGTHWIDVSLPPVVTGAIVALIGFNLAPAAKNNFEKGPLVGIVTLVLLVGTLAFFKGLVGRLAIFLAVVIGYLLALALGEVDTAAIAAAPWIGLPQFQTPSFDVSVLPLFLPAVIALVAENIGHVKSVGQMTGTDLDPVLGRALAADGVATVLAGAGGGSATTTYAENIGVMAATRIYSTAAYWVAAAVAIVLSLCPKVGATISAIPPGVLGGATIVLYGLVGVLGIRIWLTNHVDFSLPVNQMTAAIPLIIGIADFTWQIGSLTFTGIALGAIAALVVYHGMRLLGAPSRRESSEPVH, translated from the coding sequence GTGAGCACACTGCGTTGGAAGTACGTCGAGTCCCGCAACGACGGTCAGTTCGTCGTCGCCCCCGATGAGAGGCTGAGCTGGCCGCGGACCATCGGCATCGGCGCCCAGCATGTGGTGGCGATGTTCGGTGCCACCTTCCTGGTGCCGGTGCTGACCGGTTTCCCGCCCGCCACCACCCTGCTGTTCTCCGGGGTGGGCACCATCGCCTTCCTGCTCATCACCGGCAACCGGCTGCCCAGCTATCTGGGTTCCAGCTTCTCGGTGATCGCGCCCGTCACCGCGGCCGTCGCCGCCCATGGAACCGGCAGCGCGCTGGGCGGTTTGGTGGCGGTGGGTCTGCTGCTCATCGTGATCGGCGTGGTCGTGCACGTGGTCGGCACGCACTGGATCGACGTGTCCCTGCCGCCGGTGGTGACCGGTGCCATCGTCGCGCTGATCGGTTTCAACCTGGCGCCGGCCGCCAAGAACAACTTCGAGAAGGGCCCACTGGTCGGCATCGTCACGCTGGTGCTGTTGGTCGGCACGCTTGCGTTCTTCAAGGGGCTGGTCGGGCGGCTGGCGATCTTCCTGGCGGTGGTGATCGGCTATCTGCTGGCGCTGGCGCTCGGCGAGGTGGACACCGCGGCGATCGCGGCGGCGCCCTGGATCGGGCTACCGCAGTTCCAGACGCCCTCGTTCGACGTGTCGGTGCTGCCGCTGTTCCTGCCCGCGGTGATCGCGCTGGTCGCCGAGAACATCGGGCACGTCAAGTCGGTCGGCCAGATGACCGGTACGGACCTGGATCCGGTGCTGGGCCGCGCGCTGGCCGCCGACGGGGTGGCCACCGTGCTGGCCGGTGCCGGCGGCGGATCGGCCACCACCACCTACGCCGAGAACATCGGCGTGATGGCGGCGACGCGGATCTATTCGACCGCCGCGTACTGGGTGGCCGCCGCGGTGGCGATCGTATTGTCGTTGTGCCCCAAGGTCGGTGCCACCATCTCGGCCATCCCGCCCGGTGTGCTGGGCGGCGCGACGATCGTGCTCTACGGCCTGGTCGGGGTGCTGGGTATCCGGATCTGGCTGACCAACCACGTGGACTTCTCGCTGCCGGTGAACCAGATGACCGCGGCCATCCCGCTGATCATCGGGATCGCCGACTTCACCTGGCAGATCGGCTCATTGACGTTCACCGGCATCGCGCTGGGCGCCATCGCGGCGCTGGTGGTGTACCACGGGATGCGACTGCTGGGCGCGCCCAGCCGCCGCGAATCTAGTGAGCCAGTGCATTGA